The genome window CACACTAATAAAAATTAATCTGAATTGTTTAATAATGAAAtagttaataaaatttataataatgattaatttaattatggATATTGTCGCACACAGATGATAGATGGTGAAAAGAATACGGCGACCTTGAGTCGACCacgttatatttttcatttagaGACAAAAATTACATGTTACGTTGCAGTCGATCGtaaaagaagaaggaaaaattacattaaaaagtaTGAAGTATAATTTGTGATATCATTGATGGAAAAATATCTCTTTTAACTTATACACGGAATAAGAAAAATTTATTGCCATtttatgttagtaaaaacttagtttaattacacatacataaaaaatattaggtacttgATTTTGTGATACCAAAACTAGGTAAGTGAAACTTACCTATTTTAGGCGATTGCTTAGATTATGGGTGGTACCCAACATTGACCACGCAAAATAGTTTCACTATAATTGATGACCTACTTACTAATCTGATAGCATTTATTAAGCAATTACAGACAACATTATAGAACAATGTCAATCACGCGATCACTATATTATTCGAACGCTCCCGTTTATAAAACATCTAAAAAAAATGAGAAAGAAAGGACACACCTTACCGTTTACAGGTAATactatttattttcattgttcAACAATAGATTGTTATCACAGAACTTGACACTATTTCAGAGGATTTCTAGATAAGACATTACAGTTTTTGTGGTACTGTTTATGTAAATATCTGTGATCGATTGTACAGTGGTTACGCCCTAAAAGACCTTGACTATTGCATGCAATAATATAACATGAATCCTTAGTAATAGGTAAGTGCCtatccacttgttatcaacgaGATTTCATACTCAATTTGGTGAACAAGACTCACGAGTCGTAAAGTTCTAGTAACTCCTTTTTCAGTCATAAAATTCGAGTAGCTTTGTCATAAATTACACATTCACGCGAACGTTCGACTTATCATTGGTCATTGTGAAAAGCTGACGCATTTGTGTCAACAATCGATGGCTACTGGGTAAATCATAATTTAACCGTGAGACCAAATGGAAGGTAGGCGAGGGCAACGACCAAAAGGctaattgttttgtttgtaaCATACCGTCTTCCTACGATGTACTATTTCACGAAACAATAAAACTGGGTTCATAAAATCAAATAGCTTACGGCCATAACTAAATTCAAATTGCGGGTATCCGTGGCATTTCACCGGCGCGGGCGCTTCCCACGACCGCGGCGCGCACGCAAGCGAGCCCCAATTAGATCGCGCCGAACTAATTCTACCGCGTGCGCGCCCCTCGTTACACCGGTAATAGCTGCTTCTTCAGTTAAGAAGCTTGAAGGCTGTTGTAAGAGGAGTCGTGAGAATATGGCTCCAAGAATCGCTCGTGCGTGCGTGCTCCTGTAACTACCAATGTATGCATGATTTTTCTTGAAGTTTCCTGGAGCTCCCTCAGTTAAGAATGGCGTAATAGGTAAAGAGATGGTGTGAGAAAATTGCTTCATTTAGACTTATGCGCACTTctagaaattgctttttataaATGAGTTCATCGTCGGTCTAGTATAATATGAGCACTATATTTCTATGAGTGATGTGAactataatttgtatttttctttagaGAAATACAGTGTAAATGTTTTATCGCTGTTTTGAAGCAGTCGTACAATATCTACGAtctgtaagtataatataagcAAACTTTTGGCTTCTGCAATTGTTTGGTTTGTAAGAAAGTTCTAATCAACAGACTTGCTAGGTCTCGAATTCTGTGCGGTGATAAAATGTGACAAAAGTAGCCCTTTTTGAAACATTTGGTCATAAGTCATAATCATTTGGAGTACTTAATGATATAAAAAAGGCAAAATGAAATACACTAGAATTTGCGATTACTTAAACGCAAAGTCAAGTACAAACCCTTTGCACAGCAGAGGAAATGCATTGTCAATTCATCGCCAATCGTTTAGTAACGAAGATGATTTACTTACTATCTCTGACATTTACCAAATCTATGACTATGTTAAAAGAGTGTATTGAAATGTTGAGTAATAGACCGAGATTAACGTTGACAGCCGACACTTTTTGTATAGTGTCAGTAACCTTGAAGCGTCTAATGTACAAAAACAAGAACAAAGATACACCAAAACAGATCTGAAGCGTCCGCTGAACACCGTGAGAACTGACATTTagttgtaaaacaaagaaattcTTGAATATTTCATGAAAGAGCACTCTAATCAGTTTATTACCTATTGTTTTCTGCTAAGTGATAATTGCGCGTTGAAAGTTCGCAAATCATCTCAAGTAATTTCAACTTTAAAATAAGAACCTGAAGGGGTACTTTATAGAcggtaataaaatgaaaatggtTAAGGATCTCATGTTTGTAAGGAAATGAGTTTTTAAAAGGGCGTGTCAGGGAACGAAGCTTTTCAATTATCTCGAGCAGTCGCAAGGATAAGAGTATACCTTAACAGCTTTTTAAATGCTTTTATTTTAAGTGGTATGATATGGGTATGCAATGCAAATAAAATGATCGTGAATCGTTAAGATACGTAggtatttattaagataaaaaCAGTTGACAAAAGTAACAgctcataaaattattattaagagaAAAGACATGATTTTAGTGTTAGGAGTGGTATGTAACGAGGTTGAAAGAACATGAAACAATCAAAGTTTAGCATAGAACacagtatttattattctgtttatttgttcATTATGGTATATAACCTAACAGTATTAATTGTTTATCGATATCAAACTAGACGATCGATTGTCGATCGAGACAACTACAATATCACAGTATTAGCTTAGGTGCTATTCTACATTATGGTACTTCTTAAGTTTAAAGTAAATGCTTAAGGCTTACACCGACGTGGAAGACGTTGAAGTTAGGAATATCAAAATAACACAGATcgatatcaaaaacaaaacccttactttatttaaattaaaaacaaacttcaACAAGCAAAGCGACGGACAACATGCATCGTTAACTTTAACACACATCGGTTCTAGGAACGTCAAtagaaacaaacaacaaaacgtTCTTGGTGATATCACACAGACACACAGTCCTGGTTGGAAGCAGGCGAGATCAGGAGGAGGCGGTCAGTGTTGGTGATCACCAGGGCCGCCACATCGACTGGGCGGAGTCCGGCTCGGAGGCGGGGCTGTGCGGCGGGGAGGGCGGCGCGTACGCGCGCTTTGCGTACGCCGCCTCGCTGTCCATCGGCGCCTCCGCGGGCCTCTTCAGCCCTCGCTCCGGCAGCATCGTCCTCTGCTGTGCCATCACCGGTTGAGGCCCCGGCGGTGGCTGCTGTTGCGGTGGCGCTGGTGCTATGGGTTGCAGAGGCGTCGGCCTCGCCACACCGTTAGGCGCAATCGGCTGAGGCTGCACCACTTGAGGATTCTCCAACCTTCGGATACAGTTGGTGAGGTGCTGCAGTAACCTCGCTCCAGCTTGAGGATCAACCGGCCCCTGGCGCTGCATGGCGTTTGCAGCCAGGGTGGCGTTGGCGATGAACTGAGACACTTCAGTGGCGCACTGTGTAAATCCGGCGCGGAATCGCTCCGCGTATGACATTTCAGGTTTGAGCACTAGTTGTCCTCTTCGCTTCAGGCTGTGGAGGTGTTGAACGGTGAGTTCGAGGATGTCGGCTTTCTCGAGTTTGGAGACGTTTTCGCCTTCGGCCTGGAGGGCCGTGACCATTAGGTCTTTAAGTTCGTCGAGGCAGCGGTTGATGCGGGCTCGGCGTTTCCTTTCGAGCATGGGCTTCATGACCTTGCGGTACTGATAGGTCCGGGAGACAGGTTCTTCCTCGGGGTTGGCGTTGCAGGGCGCGAGCGCGGCGGGCGGGTGGAAGGCACCGCGCGGCGGGGACATGGTGCGCGCGGGGAGGATCATGTTGAGCGCGCGGCGGTCTCTTAGCGAatggcgcgcgcgccgcgctcgCACAGCTTTTATGCGCCCTACACCGATTGTGGCAAAACGCCCGTGATAAAAGCAGGGGTGTCATGCGTGGAAAATATgatattaatgtattttaacTTCAGTTGTTTTCACTTGATTTTGTATTGAGGTTTctagatttatttaaaaaaagtatgtGAAATACATTTATCtagttcaaaatattttataagacTATTATAACTAAGTAaagataattatgtaagtatctaaatagttaattttattttaatgtaggtaagtaatttaatttaaaatgggtacgtaaataatttcctttttatttttcatctaCAGATAGTTAATATAATACGTGATTAATCAATTTGGTAAAACTATGCAAATTCTTTCATCTTGAATTCTATGTTTTCTTTCGTCCTCAATTTTAtgattttacttattatttcttaaactttaagacgaaacagctgtgcGATGATCAAGGGTGTCAGTGCGTAGCACCTGGCCAGCACGTTCCCACGCGCGACCCTTGCGCTGGCGCACGCAAGACGCACCCCTCaccttgtgacgtcacatttttaCCGCTGTGCCGTTATGTCTCGTGgccattattatgttttatttttaaatcactgtCACTACTCGCCATTTTTAAAAACAGGGTAAAACAGTAAAATGCGAATTTCAAGGAGTTTTTTGCTatgatttaaaaatgtttccTCTGCTTATTTTAAACTGGAAGGTTAAGAATTAAAGATGAAAATATGTCTATTTTGTAGTGAagggtatattttttatattaaatacaatatttaatattttcaacatattttttaatattgataaatCCCGagaattttaagtaagtaggtacccatTAATTCTCTGAAAAGAAGGCTGCCTTTTGTCtatttttttgttatctttTTAATTGTTTCAGGTAAAGAAACGCACCAAAAATCCATTATCGTATTTCTATTGTGGCAACTAACCAGTACTTTATGTTGCACgtgtgacaaaaaaaaacaaaagtaaattattaacCTGCCGGCTgcttttcttgttattttccaCGTGttactaaattaaataatacttatttattttagtatctttAACATAACATGAAAGTATAGGTTACAAAATGTATAGTTTTCAGTAATGTGTGCCGATTGTAtttgtttatgtgcaataaactgattttctttttaattgtgTACCAAAAAGTACAAGTTTTTTAAGCAGTTCATATTGTTAGAGGCAGCCCtgcggtgcgcgggcgcaggcgacACGCTGCGTGTTATCGCCTCCGTCGGCCGCCGACAGACGAACTGACGAACACTACTGTTGCACTCACTTTTTACCAGCATATtcacttattaattttattactagctGTCCTAGATACACTATGCATTCGATACCAAGTTACCCACTTTGTACCGGAGTTGCTGTGCTGCTACTGAAAATTCGCGTTACCCGTTTCTGTAAGTATTTGACTTATGTTACTCAAAACTATAAGCTTTTGCGAAACAATTTCAACAGTGTTGGTAATTTTTTTGTGGCTAAAATGTGCCATAAGAGTCAGGTAATGTTGTAACTTAATCATGTGACATACCTACATGACGTAGGTATACTTACGTCCTTCAACTAAGCAACCTTAAGTTACAAGACGTGCTTAACCgccttttctttttgttttggcgTAATCCTTAATAAAAAGCCATCCCATCCTAATTAGTCACCCTAAACAATAACCGCATCATTGCAAAGGTGTGAGTTAGTTCCCAGCACCGCTAGCCGAGACACCGCGCTATTGTGCGGTCGAAACCGCCGTGACGCTACTTACTCCAATTCTGTCTAACACAACAGACGGCAAAACGTCTTAAGTGTCAACACGAGTCGTTACAATCTACGAAAAGTACCACTCTCCGGCGGCTACTTGGCGCTTGCGACCTATTGCCAATGACTGTGAAATATGTCTCGAGAGATAACGGTCGTAAGCGACGGCTCGCGCGGTGTAACTCGCGACGTTCTCCCTCGCGAGACCGCGTCGTGGGAAAGCCCGTGCCGCGCGCGTTCCCACACACTCGGCCGGCACAAGCCAACcgataaattatcataattccATTGTGAGTGAGACGGTACTAAGAAATTTTATACTTCATCAATCGACGCGTTGAATACATTAGCGCGTGGGCATGGCTCTTTGTTAGCGCGGTGACGTAAGGACGAAGGACTCGACTAGTGCGACCCACCGGGCTGcatctttattttttctatcaCGTATCTATTTTATGTCAGCTAATAAATTCCACGTAGGCGACGTAATATATGCTGATGATTTATACCGTAAACTGGGTGCTCGTGTGAAGAACAAACGAAAGGGGAATTCCAATGCTCCACCTACTGAGAGCTTCAAGCATGTTGAAAGTGAAGGACGGGAGCTGAGCAGTCGAGAATCatttagaataataattttatcttGAAACTTCAcactataaaaatgtaaatgtatCGTCGATATAATCATCATATCTATGTAAATATGTTTATAAAGATgggaatataatttaatttccagtaagattaaaatatttgtaaagtTTCGGGAGTATTGAACTCTGTGGCGGCGCGGGCGACAGTATTGACACTCGCTATATCGCACTTTAATCTATAAAAAATCAACATTGGACGTTAATATTTACACAGAACACTTGATACGAAATAaacgtatattttattatcgtaTTTTTTCCTTGATATCAACAGGTTGATACAGTTAGTGACATTTAAAAAAGTTGTATCGCCAAAACGTAAAGCTTGATACGCtaaaattataactttattgttataagtacgtaagtatAGGTATCGCGTTGAATtacaaattatattacttatttaaaagacaaaaaacaaatattgtaaATAGCCTTTTGTTTAAGTAAACTCACGTTTTATGGTAAAACATCGTAAAATTCAGACGCccattatgtttcttttatttttctttcttgcacttcttatttaaatatttacatattctGACGACCATACtgtgtatgtacctatatatatatatatatatatatatatatatatatatatatatatatatatttatatatatatatatatatatatatatatatatatatatatatatatatatatatatatataaataagtaagtgtaATTTGCATAAATGATACTTGAGAGTTATATATTTAGTAAAGATGCTGTCTTTATATCTATTTTCAGATGACAAAACCAGTAGATAGTGCAACGTGATTGATGAAATTAGTATGTGTTTTTAAGCGCATTATTTCTTATATACTTTATCCAGTACTGTAATATAACAGTATTAACAGTGCAGTAAGCAATGTCAACCGGACTACGTATGTCTGGGTGATTTCCGAAAATCATTAACATTTAAATAAGAATCAACCGACAGTCATGTCCGACACACTATATTCAATATCGTGTTCACGTTACATCATTTGcatatttcaaaataacatGTTATGTACACCGCAAAATTGCATGAAACGGGTTAACATCCTACCACACAGTCTGTATTTCTCGAACTTGTCTTGGAATCTGCGAAGCTAGATTGCATATGGTATATAATACATACGAGTCGTCATGTTTTCGCTTATCATCAGGTGCGAAGAGAGCGATGGCTgactttcgcgtcaactcgtgatcgggtgctgcgtatgtggacaggcctgcttctgtcagggagctcgtaaaacactgtttctgtgaaaaAGTCACATaaattctctttatttttcactttgctTCCTCCGTCTCCAATTggaatacaatataataaaaaaagaaaggaaaacatgaaacagtaggagtagagCCCTgcgctgggaggttttctggccacgtctttccctcagcaatataaaccaattttgaagaataaatagtTTTGATTTTTTGTTGTGGGATTGCGGCCACACGTGAACCTGAAAGAACTTACTTTGAATTTGTCTGCACTGATGGCTAATCTGACTGAATATTGTATTACGGAGTTTGCGGAAACTTCAGTTACGTATGGATGACTCAGTGATCCCAATCCAGCTTCTCTTCCCTTCTCTGCTCTGAAATCAGATCGCGCGCTCagcaaaccctggtgtcagggttactattgattcGCCAtaatcccctgacatggctcatgtaacgactagtccTAACTACAGCATAACTATCACTACTACTACTGGCTTCCTATTGGCCCATTAGTAGCCAGGACTGTCTGCTTATCGTGCTCTCAGAACAAACAAATGTCTCTTTTGCCTCTGTGATAGGTAAATGCCAAATTTGTCAATAACTTCGGTTTAGGTAAGTGGATTCtgaattaaatgaaataggcatcAAAACCTTATGGGAGATAATGGTTCCGCTACAAATACCACAAATTCATATTGAAGTATTTCCATATGACATTCTCAATTTACAGTCAATATAGCCCGCCTATCGCTACAGACAGTAGGCACCGACTGCCGTGTGTAAACATGCGCTTGCGACGATCGCGGTGTTTGCACATCAAGTGTTTGCGTGCGGGCGTGGTTGGAGGCGTGCTAAACCACAGCTATTTCACATACTGCGCACTTACGTATTTGGcatacgattttttttatgaacttcgTAAGTTGGCAGAATAAGATTATTGGCctgatatgaaaaaaaaaaaacggtgacATTGCTTTTAAAGTGTGTTagcaattttttttgacgtgactcattgtagatttgctgcaaatggcattaactacttggactaacggacaaatgggaagcgttgagggatctcacccggtacaaaatttaagacgacaggcctgagggttcccagttgggcgcgaacctcggctcagggtgtcgtcgtCTAAGTGGATAATATTtgatagaattaatcgactagtgggaatgagggaaatcatcgaccactcCGGCGGGGTGTGGAAGGAAGTGTGTTAGCGGTCGCGGCCTACGTTTGGCGATTTTACTcgaatttatcatttttgtaaCATCTCTTCACAGGGAGAGTTCTCGTTTGCCTGACATGACATTCTATTTCTATGACTTCATGATACGATTATCGACCGATCTACGACCTTAAACTCAAGCGCCGCAATGCTTATATCGCATGACATTTTCTAAAGACCTTAGATAGGTAttctattgtttatttttcacaCGATATGCAGTTTGACGTTTTATAATTCATAATGTTACTGCTGTCTTCGCGGTGATTGACATTGATATGTATGTTAACTACTCGAGCGCGTTGAACTCTATAATTCAATTTTCGGCTCTCATGTCTAAAGAAGGCTTTAGTCTGTCTGCGGGCGAGTAGCGGATCACGGAATAGGTTTaggttttaacataacataatataagctcacggctatatcccaattgaggtagtcagaggtgaggtctgggtactttgttcaatttgcgatggatgtacctctgattacctcaattgggatatagttgtaagCGTATCTTACGTGTTATGTTAAAATTGCGAACAGTATGTGTATGTAGttatgtttatttctgtttGTGTCGATTGTCATTGTGATGAAAGGTTACGATAAAACTGGACCATTTAACTGGATAGTATAGAAATATGCCGTATGGTTATGTGAAGATGCTTTTATCTCGCAATGAATGATTTTTGAGGACGAGTACCTAATTTGGAGCATCTTAAAAccaattttattcataaaaaataatattcgtaAAAGTAAAACTCGGCTTCATGACGGTATAGATCGAAACATTTCGCATGGACACAATTAGGATCCGGTGGTGAAATGGTTAACACACTCGTCTTGGCttcacaagagctgcgggtttaagtcccgtccgagtcagatttcgtttaaattttctctttgagagTAAATCTGTCTCGCTGATAATCAGGCAGAAGCCTTCTTAAGGCATTCACCCCACAGAGTGGGTTGAAGAGCAGCAGCACATCAGTTCCACCGCGTCCGATCTGGTGCTATGGAGTGTAAACTAACGGCCGACGTTCCCAGCACGTAACATAAAACTAATTGCGCACTTCATCTGACCGTCAAAATTTTAGTTGAACTTTGTGGCCGATGGGTTACTACTGGTACTAGCGGTATTCTCgaatctaaatatatatttttaaagatattataaacGTTGTTAGTATGGCGGAGGAAAAGTTTTAGATAAGGTTAAATGGGTAAAATATTTTGGTTTTGACTTTAACTTGCATAggctcaaaaaaaaatcttgaacaATTTTTCAAATACATTTTGTTAATGAAATTTCCGGGAAAAATAAGTGCAAATATTCATTACATTATTAAGTGCATTTCAGTATTGTCAATTTTATGTCTCAAACAtgcttgttgtttttttataggTTAGATAAACAGACTccgtgaaaaaaataaaaatggattAAACACGAGAGAAGTGATGATAATATTAATGAATTTAAGAATTACAGTTCTGTATAAaagttaaattaatttaatttaattgcttTTAAGTTGAAAATGTCCTTCTTAAACTAAACACGAGAGAAGTGATGATAATTACAGAATATTAGTGAATGAGTGAAAATTATTAGTGATTACAGTTCTGtataaaagttaatttaattttattgcttcTGAGTTTAAAATGTCCATCCTAGCGATAAGATTACCTGTActtatgttttctttgtatgtttcttttgtttggTTTATTGTGTACATAAATGAGTAAATACATTTCTGTAGTAGTGAATCAGCACGCAGGATATACCACAATAAGGTGACCGCCCACTTAACGCGGACGTGCGAAATCGTACACCACTCGGGTTATGGTCATGCGTGTGGTTACCACACCGTGCCGAACATCGGTAGCCTTTGTTACTTTGCATAAACAAATTGAGGTAAGGTTACCGAGAAGTTTAGATgagattttttgttttgatgcTTGCTCTGTGTCACCTTTCTGTTTATGTGATGATATGATGTATTCAAGCTAGTTGGTCAATTTGTAAACAAATCCACACTCTGTCTaggagcggatccagcttttgTGACAGGGGGTGGGGGGGTCACAAGGTCTCAGACAAtcaaaaaaactgttttatctATAACAGATCCTTTTTAGTCATTGAAGTTGTTACTTTTTCTAactctaatttaattttgtaattaagtacctaaagtatTAGTGCATGTTGTGTCCACCTGTAAGTGGCGAGGCGCttagttttttatatgtattaactgcaaactgtaaccatgtatcagctacttgccgttggttgaccaaataaataaacaatggccagccatgacccaacctgtcgcctTGTCATGACCCCCCTGGATCAGCCCA of Pectinophora gossypiella chromosome 16, ilPecGoss1.1, whole genome shotgun sequence contains these proteins:
- the LOC126373651 gene encoding enhancer of split mbeta protein-like; the protein is MILPARTMSPPRGAFHPPAALAPCNANPEEEPVSRTYQYRKVMKPMLERKRRARINRCLDELKDLMVTALQAEGENVSKLEKADILELTVQHLHSLKRRGQLVLKPEMSYAERFRAGFTQCATEVSQFIANATLAANAMQRQGPVDPQAGARLLQHLTNCIRRLENPQVVQPQPIAPNGVARPTPLQPIAPAPPQQQPPPGPQPVMAQQRTMLPERGLKRPAEAPMDSEAAYAKRAYAPPSPPHSPASEPDSAQSMWRPW